Part of the Carboxydocella sporoproducens DSM 16521 genome is shown below.
CACCAAAGGAAAACATCTGGGCCCCGCCTGCAATCTTAGCTTTTAACCGACGGCGGCAAGCCCCATGGTTTTCCAGCAACTGGATTAGTGCCGGTACGGCTGTATCAGCAAATTTCGCGGGATTTCCCGCTACCCTGGCTTTAGTGCTATCTGGCAGCATAATATGGGCCATGCCGCCTTTTTTGCTGAGAAAATCCCAGAGACATATGCCTACACAGGAACCCAGACCAGAAGTCAATAACCGGGCAGGAGCCTGTCCTATCTTTAAATCAGCCATCCCAACTTTTATAATCTCCATCTCAACTTACACTCCCAGCGCCGTAACTATAACTCTAAGGGAATCAGGCTCAGGCAAGAGGAAAAAGTGCCCGATCATTTCCTTGTGATTTAGCTTGAATATGGTCTCTATTATCAGTACCTCATTGGAAACATGCCCTAGTTCCGCAGCAACACTAGAAAGGATATTGCAGCCATAATCCAGGGCCACCCCCGGTATCGAAGGATAAAATCTGATACCAGTAAAGCCAGTAATGGCCGCTAGAAAACCTCCTGTTACGATATTTCCGACTTCAGCCAGGGCCGATAACTCAAACTGATTAAAACTCCCCGTCTCAGTTACAGAGCGCTGTAACAGCATTTCCACCAGCTGCTGGGCCATGGATTGCGGCAAGAGCCATAAAACTTCTCCTGGAGCTTGCCCCTTAATCTTCTGGTAAATACCATAAACAGTTTCCTGGCAAATAGGCGATGCTTCCAGAATCTCCTGATAAGAAACAATATTTATCTCCGGCACTGACATCTCTACTCTCTGACCCAGCATGGTGGCCAGAGCAGTGGCACCATTACCAGCACCAATATTGCAAACTTCCCTGATTACATCCAGCTGCGCTTCACTCAATTTTTTGAATTCCCCCACCCCAATTCCTCCTTAAATTGCCGTTTCAATACCATCACTACCCGATCTGGCAATTTAACAAAAGCGTCAATATATTTTTCGTAGATATCAGTTTGAATCTGATCTTCTCCTACCTTGGTTACACTGCTAATTTCATCAGCCAGTACCCCAAACATACCCTCCTGTTCAGTCAAAATTATAATTCGGCTTTCTTCAGTGATTAACGGTTCCGGCAAGCCAAACAACCGGTGCAAAGAAAGGACTGGTACTACTGTTCCCCGCAGGTTTATCACCCCGAGAATATAGGAGGGTGTCCGCGGCACCCTGGTAATTTTAACGAGCGGAAAAATTTCCTTCACTCTGTTGATATAAAGACCATACCATTTGTTTTGTAAACGAAATACAACAATTTGAACCTCCACTGCCTTTACCTCCCCGTCAATAGGGATGG
Proteins encoded:
- a CDS encoding chemotaxis protein CheW is translated as MEVQIVVFRLQNKWYGLYINRVKEIFPLVKITRVPRTPSYILGVINLRGTVVPVLSLHRLFGLPEPLITEESRIIILTEQEGMFGVLADEISSVTKVGEDQIQTDIYEKYIDAFVKLPDRVVMVLKRQFKEELGWGNSKN
- a CDS encoding chemotaxis protein CheD → MEIIKVGMADLKIGQAPARLLTSGLGSCVGICLWDFLSKKGGMAHIMLPDSTKARVAGNPAKFADTAVPALIQLLENHGACRRRLKAKIAGGAQMFSFGGEHEIMKVGQRNVEAVKTALAAWDIPLLAEDTGGNIGRTIEFDLETGLVHIRTMAAKNYHI
- a CDS encoding chemotaxis protein CheC codes for the protein MGEFKKLSEAQLDVIREVCNIGAGNGATALATMLGQRVEMSVPEINIVSYQEILEASPICQETVYGIYQKIKGQAPGEVLWLLPQSMAQQLVEMLLQRSVTETGSFNQFELSALAEVGNIVTGGFLAAITGFTGIRFYPSIPGVALDYGCNILSSVAAELGHVSNEVLIIETIFKLNHKEMIGHFFLLPEPDSLRVIVTALGV